The sequence below is a genomic window from Natrinema salifodinae.
TCGACCTCTCGACCTCCGAGATGGAATATCTCGAAGAACCCTACGAACCGCTGCCGGTGACGGGCCACGAGTGAGCGGCCCGCCGCGTGAGTGATCGGTCGGAGAGCAGTGATCGACCCTTAGAATAAGCCGTCGACGTCCTCCTCGCGGGCCCGTCGCCGTCCCACGTGATCGGTAAGTCGCTGATAGATGATGCCGCGATGCTCGTCCTCGCGGACGAAATCGAAGAGGAGAGTGATGAACTGACTGTCGTCCTCGCCGGCCGCGAGATCCCGTTCGGCATACGTGCGGGCCCGGTCGACCGGCTCCGGATCGTAGCCGAACGCCTCGGCGAGGACGACCGCCGCGATCGCCGTCGGCTCGACCGCCAGATCTGCCAGGCCGGGCGCAGTACCCTCGTGTTCGATCGGGACCGGCCGCCGGCGCTCGACGAGTTCGGGATCGCTCGCCAGGCGCGCGAGCTCCGCCCGGATCGGATCGAGCCGGAGGTCGCGGTAGTCGGTCGGGAGCGCCGCGAGGTACTCGCCGCCGCTCTCGGCGAGCCCGACGGCGCCGTCCCAGTTGTGCTCGCGGGCGTGGAAGACCGCGGCGCTGTACTGGATGAGTCCGTGGAGCAGTCGCTCGT
It includes:
- a CDS encoding DUF309 domain-containing protein gives rise to the protein MRDQLRTGAAIFNDGHFHAAHDAWEDSWLDLESGSDDERLLHGLIQYSAAVFHAREHNWDGAVGLAESGGEYLAALPTDYRDLRLDPIRAELARLASDPELVERRRPVPIEHEGTAPGLADLAVEPTAIAAVVLAEAFGYDPEPVDRARTYAERDLAAGEDDSQFITLLFDFVREDEHRGIIYQRLTDHVGRRRAREEDVDGLF